One Carassius carassius chromosome 20, fCarCar2.1, whole genome shotgun sequence DNA segment encodes these proteins:
- the nrbp2a gene encoding nuclear receptor-binding protein 2, with the protein MTMSVPENISGPGGKEEESEDESEILEESPCGRWQKRREQVSQGNVPGIESAYLAMDTEEGVEVVWNEVQFSDKKVFKSFEERIREMFENLMQVEHPNIVKFHKYWLDMRESRARVIFITEYMSSGSLKQFLKKTKKNHKTMNVKAWKRWCTQILSALSYLHSCDPPIIHGNLTCDTIFIQHNGLIKIGSVWHRLFVNVFAEAIHGNVHQHRDEVRNQHFFAPEYGMAGDDYAIDIFSFGICALEMAVLEIQANGDNAVSKEAIDHAGHSLEDPLMREFIQSCVLTEAKTRPTAHDLLFHRVLFEVHSLKLLAAHCFINNQYLLPENCVEEKTKSFDPNGVMAEINHRDRPGVHLKYSHVSPLELDKFLEDVKNGIYPLMNFASQRPHPIPRALSLSQEQMETVKTPTPEPQETETRKVVQIHCNLEANEEGTRSHLSLFLKMDDRLHRQLSCDVLPSDTPKDLASELVHHAFISEEDCEKLACFLEDALCKHWSGTSTSPTAMAVMY; encoded by the exons ATGACCATGTCCGTTCCAGAGAACATATCGGGGCCCGGGGGGAAAGAGGAGGAGAGTGAAGATGAGAGTGAAATCTTGGAGGAAAGCCCCTGCGGCCGCTGGCAGAAGCGACGGGAACAG GTCAGTCAGGGAAATGTCCCAGGCATTGAGAGTGCATACTTGGCCATGGACACTGAAGAGGGGGTGGAGGTGGTGTGGAACGAAGTGCAGTTTTCAGACAAGAAGGTTTTCAAATCCTTTGAG GAGCGGATAAGGGAGATGTTTGAGAACCTGATGCAGGTGGAGCATCCGAACATTGTGAAGTTTCACAAGTACTGGTTGGACATGAGAGAGAGCAGAGCGAGG GTGATTTTTATCACTGAATATATGTCATCTGGAAGTCTAAAGCAGTTTTTGAAGAAGACCAAGAAAAACCACAAAACCATGAATGTGAAG GCATGGAAGCGTTGGTGCACACAGATACTCTCTGCACTCAG TTACTTGCATTCATGTGATCCACCCATTATCCACGGTAACCTGACCTGTGACACAATCTTTATCCAGCACAATGGCCTCATAAAGATCGGCTCAG TTTGGCACAGGCTGTTTGTCAATG TGTTTGCTGAGGCGATTCATGGCAATGTGCATCAACATCGAGATGAAGTGCGGAACCAGCATTTCTTTGCTCCAGAGTATGGCA TGGCTGGAGATGACTACGCCATTGATATATTTTCATTTGGCATCTGTGCCTTAGAg ATGGCAGTACTAGAAATTCAGGCCAATGGAGACAACGCCGTTTCTAAAGAGGCCATTGATCATGCCGGACATTCACTTGAGGACCCTCTCATGAGG GAATTTATCCAGTCGTGTGTGCTCACAGAAGCCAAGACGAGACCTACAGCTCATGACCTGCTGTTCCACAGAGTGTTATTTGAGGTCCACTCCTTAAAACTGCTTGCTGCGCACTGCTTTATCAATAACCAGT ATCTCCTTCCTGAGAATTGTGTGGAAGAGAAAACAAAATCTTTTGACCCTAACGGCGTCATGGCAGAGATTAATCACCGTGACCGACCTGGAGTCCATCTAAA GTACTCTCATGTTTCTCCTCTGGAGCTGGACAAATTCCTTGAGGATGTGAA GAACGGCATATATCCCCTCATGAACTTTGCTTCCCAGCGACCGCATCCTATCCCCCGCGCACTTTCTTTGTCACAGGAACAGATGGAGACTGTGAAGACCCCAACCCCAGAACCACAGGAGACTGAAACCAGAAAG GTTGTCCAGATCCACTGTAATTTGGAAGCAAATGAGGAAGGCACAAGGAGTCAT ctctctctctttttaaaaaTGGATGACCGGCTTCACCGGCAGCTTAGCTGTGATGTTTTGCCAT ctgacaCCCCCAAAGATTTGGCTAGTGAGTTGGTTCACCATGCTTTCATCAGTGAG GAAGACTGCGAGAAGTTGGCATGTTTTCTTGAGGATGCATTATGTAAGCACTGGTCAGGGACATCCACCTCCCCTACTGCCATGGCTGTTATGTACTAA